Proteins encoded within one genomic window of Betaproteobacteria bacterium:
- a CDS encoding DUF2802 domain-containing protein, with product MHALRPTVAMATVRRFASAGRGEESHLGAITLTWAQVAVVALLAIGLYVVELLAFMRAARRQAEQERRTRERLDAQAEEMASLRARIDDLDATIDGLRRAPQSSGQYREAVEMAERGSDAATVADSCGISRAEADLIVALYRSRAA from the coding sequence ATGCACGCGCTGCGGCCGACCGTTGCGATGGCGACAGTTCGGCGGTTCGCATCGGCCGGGCGTGGCGAGGAGTCCCATCTGGGTGCGATCACTTTGACATGGGCACAGGTCGCGGTCGTTGCGCTGTTGGCGATCGGCTTGTATGTGGTGGAACTGCTTGCCTTCATGCGAGCGGCACGCCGGCAGGCCGAGCAGGAGCGGCGCACGCGCGAGCGGTTGGATGCTCAGGCGGAGGAAATGGCGAGCCTGCGCGCACGCATCGACGATCTCGATGCGACCATCGACGGCCTGCGTCGCGCGCCGCAATCTTCCGGGCAATATCGCGAGGCCGTGGAGATGGCCGAGCGCGGCTCGGACGCCGCGACGGTGGCCGACAGCTGCGGCATATCGCGCGCCGAAGCGGATTTGATCGTGGCGCTCTACCGGTCGCGGGCAGCCTGA
- the cobA gene encoding uroporphyrinogen-III C-methyltransferase, with the protein MSRTLCAHSRISAKLTRPRSINRFPCFAGGWHELPGRGAVVVRFPGEGGRCELTGRGAPLAGIDRKANCRQAARALAFAPRCRFGGGRVTVLGTVYLVGAGPGAPDLLTVRAARLLEQADIVFHDALVHPATIALAARAEKVPVGKRCGHHSAAQHFINKRLIDAARKHRVVVRLKGGDPMVFGRSQEEIDALTAAGIAVEVVPGVTAALAAAAQLRVSLTRRGLSRSLTLVTPRAGSGSPDHDWSAALSPADTTAIYMGAGQAQRIRQTLLEQGYDANTPVAICESVSLPHAHALRGRLADLVEMAAQLGGGPALILVGKVFAAASAARAEVADTPPAAGHPAVAPRRAIARSVR; encoded by the coding sequence ATGTCGAGAACGCTCTGCGCGCATTCGAGGATTTCAGCGAAACTTACCAGGCCGCGGTCGATCAACCGATTCCCTTGTTTCGCCGGCGGGTGGCATGAGCTTCCCGGGCGAGGGGCGGTCGTCGTTCGCTTCCCGGGCGAGGGGGGTCGTTGCGAGCTTACCGGGCGAGGGGCCCCGCTTGCGGGGATCGACCGCAAAGCGAACTGCCGCCAGGCCGCTAGAGCCTTGGCGTTCGCGCCTCGCTGTCGGTTCGGAGGCGGTCGCGTGACGGTGCTTGGAACCGTTTACCTCGTCGGCGCCGGACCGGGCGCTCCGGATCTTCTCACCGTGCGCGCCGCGCGGCTGCTCGAGCAGGCCGACATCGTCTTTCACGATGCCCTGGTGCATCCGGCAACGATCGCCCTGGCGGCGCGCGCCGAGAAAGTGCCGGTCGGCAAGCGTTGCGGGCACCACTCGGCGGCACAGCACTTCATCAACAAGCGCCTGATCGATGCGGCCCGCAAGCACCGCGTGGTCGTTCGCCTCAAGGGCGGCGATCCGATGGTGTTCGGCCGCAGCCAGGAAGAAATCGACGCCTTGACGGCTGCCGGCATCGCAGTCGAGGTGGTGCCCGGCGTTACCGCCGCCTTGGCGGCCGCGGCGCAGTTGCGCGTCTCGCTCACTCGGCGCGGCCTGAGCCGCAGTCTCACGCTGGTCACGCCGCGGGCAGGCTCCGGCAGTCCCGATCACGACTGGAGCGCGGCGCTTTCGCCGGCGGACACGACCGCGATCTACATGGGCGCCGGCCAGGCCCAGCGCATACGGCAGACACTGCTCGAGCAAGGCTATGACGCGAACACGCCGGTCGCGATCTGCGAATCGGTTTCGCTGCCGCATGCGCATGCGCTGCGCGGGCGCCTCGCCGACCTGGTCGAAATGGCCGCGCAGCTCGGCGGCGGACCGGCGCTCATCCTTGTGGGCAAGGTATTCGCCGCGGCAAGTGCAGCTCGCGCCGAAGTCGCAGATACGCCGCCGGCAGCCGGGCACCCCGCGGTCGCGCCGCGTCGCGCTATTGCACGATCAGTACGGTAG
- a CDS encoding DUF934 domain-containing protein, with amino-acid sequence MASLIRHGHAATETWRLLDAAALEAWQGGERDTQSPGVLIPLALWLEQPQERRDAVRGSFGVVLQGSDDPTALAADFERIPVVAIQFARFNDGRGYSIARLLRQRYGYRGELRAIGDVLRDQLFYMKRVGFDAFELRADQDVENALRAFEDFSETYQAAVDQPIPLFRRRVA; translated from the coding sequence ATGGCAAGCCTCATTCGGCACGGGCACGCAGCCACCGAGACCTGGCGGCTGCTTGATGCCGCTGCGCTGGAAGCCTGGCAAGGCGGCGAGCGGGACACGCAGAGCCCGGGCGTACTGATTCCGCTCGCGCTGTGGCTCGAGCAGCCGCAGGAACGCCGCGACGCGGTGCGCGGCTCGTTCGGCGTCGTTCTGCAAGGCAGCGACGATCCGACCGCGCTGGCGGCGGATTTCGAACGCATCCCGGTCGTCGCGATCCAGTTCGCGCGCTTCAACGATGGCCGCGGTTACTCGATTGCACGCCTCCTGCGGCAACGCTACGGCTATCGGGGCGAGCTGCGCGCGATCGGCGACGTGCTGCGCGACCAATTGTTCTACATGAAGCGCGTGGGGTTCGACGCATTCGAGTTGCGCGCCGATCAGGATGTCGAGAACGCTCTGCGCGCATTCGAGGATTTCAGCGAAACTTACCAGGCCGCGGTCGATCAACCGATTCCCTTGTTTCGCCGGCGGGTGGCATGA
- a CDS encoding nitrite/sulfite reductase, translating into MYRYDAIDQRLVDERVAQFRDQTRRFLAGALSEDEFKPLRLQNGLYIQRHAPMLRISVPYGMLASRQLRKLAHIARSYDRGYGHFSTRMNLQLNWPRLEQVPDILAELASVQMHAIQTSGNCIRNITTDHFAGIAPDEVVDPLVWCEVLRQWATFHPEFAYLPRKFKIGVSGSPADRAAVQIHDIGLHAVRADDGAIGFRVLVGGGLGRTPIIGQVIREFLPWPHLLTYLEAILRVYNRYGRRDNIWKARIKILVKDRGIDAFRDEVEQEWAAWGKDEPATLTEQEIERIGGRFTQPGYRKLPERCDELDRQLAASRAFATWYGRNVHPHRVAGYAAVTLSLKKTGVPPGDVTAEAMETIADLADRYSFGELRVTHEQNLVLANVERSALHALWQEARAAGLATPNIGMLTNIIACPGGDFCSLANARSIPIAQDVQRRFDDLDYLFDIGEIDLNISGCMNSCGHHHIGHIGILGVDKHGSEYYQVSIGGSQGPQAALGKVIGPAFGIDEVGGVIECLIECYLAHRDSDAERFIDTVRRIGADPFKEYVYGKPHSARARSHRDLAAA; encoded by the coding sequence ATGTACCGGTACGACGCCATCGATCAACGCCTCGTGGACGAGCGAGTTGCGCAGTTTCGCGATCAGACCCGGCGCTTCCTTGCCGGCGCGCTCTCGGAGGACGAATTCAAGCCATTGCGGCTGCAGAACGGTCTTTACATTCAGCGACATGCGCCAATGCTGCGGATCTCCGTCCCGTACGGGATGCTCGCCAGCCGGCAATTGCGCAAGCTCGCCCACATCGCTCGCAGCTACGACCGGGGCTATGGGCACTTCAGCACCCGGATGAACCTGCAGCTCAACTGGCCCAGGCTCGAACAGGTTCCCGATATCCTGGCGGAGCTGGCCAGCGTGCAGATGCACGCGATTCAGACCAGCGGCAACTGCATCCGCAACATCACCACGGATCATTTCGCCGGCATCGCGCCCGACGAGGTGGTCGATCCCCTGGTCTGGTGCGAAGTGCTGCGGCAATGGGCCACCTTCCACCCCGAGTTCGCCTACCTGCCGCGCAAGTTCAAGATCGGGGTGAGTGGCTCGCCGGCGGACCGCGCCGCGGTACAGATCCACGACATCGGCTTGCACGCCGTGCGCGCCGACGACGGCGCAATCGGTTTTCGCGTCCTGGTCGGCGGGGGGCTTGGCCGCACACCGATCATCGGCCAGGTCATCCGCGAGTTCCTGCCCTGGCCGCACCTGCTCACCTACCTCGAAGCCATATTGCGGGTCTACAACCGCTACGGCCGGCGCGACAACATCTGGAAGGCGCGCATCAAGATCCTGGTCAAGGACCGCGGCATCGATGCGTTCCGCGACGAGGTCGAGCAGGAATGGGCCGCCTGGGGCAAGGACGAGCCCGCCACGCTCACCGAACAGGAGATCGAGCGCATCGGCGGGCGCTTCACGCAACCCGGCTATCGCAAGCTGCCCGAGCGCTGCGACGAGCTCGATCGGCAGTTGGCGGCCTCGCGCGCTTTTGCCACCTGGTACGGTCGCAACGTCCACCCGCACCGCGTCGCCGGCTATGCCGCAGTCACGCTGTCGCTGAAGAAGACCGGAGTCCCGCCCGGCGACGTCACCGCCGAGGCGATGGAGACCATCGCCGACCTCGCCGATCGCTACAGCTTCGGCGAGCTGCGCGTCACGCACGAGCAGAACCTGGTGCTGGCCAACGTAGAGCGCTCGGCGCTGCACGCCCTGTGGCAGGAAGCACGCGCGGCCGGGCTCGCCACGCCGAACATTGGCATGCTCACCAACATCATCGCCTGCCCTGGCGGCGACTTCTGCTCGCTGGCGAACGCGCGCTCGATCCCGATCGCGCAAGACGTTCAGCGCCGCTTCGACGACCTGGACTATCTGTTCGACATCGGCGAGATCGACCTCAACATCTCGGGCTGCATGAATTCGTGCGGCCACCACCACATCGGCCACATCGGCATCCTGGGCGTGGACAAGCACGGGAGCGAGTACTACCAGGTCTCGATCGGCGGCTCGCAAGGTCCGCAGGCCGCGCTCGGCAAGGTCATCGGTCCCGCGTTCGGCATCGATGAAGTGGGTGGTGTGATCGAGTGCCTGATCGAGTGCTACCTCGCGCACCGCGACAGCGATGCCGAACGCTTCATCGACACCGTGCGGCGCATCGGCGCCGACCCGTTCAAGGAATACGTCTATGGCAAGCCTCATTCGGCACGGGCACGCAGCCACCGAGACCTGGCGGCTGCTTGA
- a CDS encoding CysB family HTH-type transcriptional regulator — MNLQQLRYVRETIRAGLSLTTAAERLHTSQPGISRQIRQLEDELGIDFFVRRGKRVTALTEAGRALAQIVERVLEETENLRRAAAEFHDQEAGALTIAVTHTQARYALPGVVAEFKRRYPRVHLSLLQGNPPQVAEMTLAGTADVGIATEALANYPRLLALPGYTWQHALIVPAAHPLSVERRVSLEALARYPLITYDSAFAGRTHIDEAFAARGLKPDIVLAAIDSDVIKTYVELGLGVGIIAAMAFDSRRDGDLRMLDASHLFRTNTTRIALLRGRRLRQFTYAFIELFAPSLSRALVEKAMAGSRDSYEL, encoded by the coding sequence ATGAACCTGCAGCAGCTGCGTTATGTGCGCGAAACGATCCGCGCGGGGCTCAGCCTCACAACTGCAGCCGAACGGCTGCATACCTCGCAGCCTGGCATTTCGCGCCAGATTCGCCAGCTGGAGGACGAGTTGGGGATTGATTTTTTCGTGCGGCGCGGCAAACGGGTGACCGCCCTCACCGAGGCGGGTCGGGCGCTCGCCCAGATCGTCGAGCGAGTGCTGGAGGAAACGGAGAACCTGCGCCGGGCCGCCGCCGAATTTCACGATCAGGAGGCCGGTGCGCTCACCATTGCGGTCACGCATACGCAGGCGCGCTACGCGCTGCCCGGCGTCGTGGCCGAGTTCAAGCGCCGCTACCCGCGGGTGCATCTGAGCCTGCTGCAGGGCAACCCGCCGCAGGTCGCCGAAATGACACTCGCGGGTACGGCCGATGTCGGCATCGCAACCGAAGCGCTGGCGAATTATCCGCGCCTGCTCGCTTTGCCGGGATACACCTGGCAGCACGCGCTGATCGTGCCGGCGGCTCATCCCTTGAGCGTCGAGCGCCGCGTGTCGCTTGAGGCGCTCGCTCGCTATCCGCTCATTACCTACGATTCCGCCTTCGCCGGGCGCACGCACATCGACGAGGCGTTCGCCGCTCGCGGGCTCAAGCCGGATATCGTGCTGGCCGCCATCGATTCCGATGTCATCAAGACCTACGTCGAGCTGGGGCTGGGCGTGGGCATCATCGCCGCCATGGCGTTCGATTCCCGGCGCGACGGGGATCTGCGCATGCTCGATGCGAGCCACCTGTTCCGAACCAACACGACCCGCATCGCCTTGTTGCGCGGGCGGCGGCTGCGCCAGTTCACCTATGCCTTCATCGAGCTGTTCGCACCGAGCCTTTCCCGCGCCCTGGTGGAGAAGGCGATGGCCGGGAGCAGGGATTCCTACGAGCTGTAG